One window of Streptomyces sp. NBC_00273 genomic DNA carries:
- a CDS encoding GNAT family N-acetyltransferase gives MTLTFTLDPVVSPSLREGILALWADVSNAGGAVGFVPPVTPDDIRPSLDKHLAGVADGSCRLLVGHDGDGAVAATAFLTLNAHRLQLHWLWAYTVMVHPRHQGKGYGRELMAQTEAAARSIEGIDAIRLGCRGGLGLEHFYASCGYKEVGRVPGAVRVAPGDDRDDITMLLPLH, from the coding sequence ATGACCCTTACGTTCACCCTGGATCCGGTGGTCAGCCCGTCCCTGCGCGAGGGGATCCTGGCGCTGTGGGCCGACGTCTCCAACGCAGGGGGCGCCGTGGGCTTCGTACCCCCGGTCACCCCCGACGACATCCGCCCCTCGCTCGACAAGCACCTCGCCGGCGTCGCCGACGGGAGCTGTCGCCTGCTGGTGGGGCACGACGGGGACGGGGCGGTCGCCGCGACCGCGTTCCTCACCCTCAACGCGCACCGGCTCCAGCTGCACTGGCTGTGGGCCTACACGGTGATGGTCCATCCGCGGCACCAGGGCAAGGGGTACGGGCGCGAGCTGATGGCCCAGACCGAAGCCGCGGCCCGCTCCATCGAGGGCATCGACGCGATCCGCCTCGGTTGCCGCGGCGGTCTCGGCCTGGAGCACTTCTACGCCTCCTGCGGCTACAAGGAGGTCGGCCGCGTCCCCGGCGCCGTCCGGGTGGCCCCGGGCGACGACCGCGACGACATCACGATGCTGCTGCCGCTGCACTGA
- a CDS encoding helix-turn-helix domain-containing protein, with protein sequence MRHASHYTVVSNHLLQHRGLSATAIGIGAHVQSLPEGTPVGVKALTERFPEGEIRIGSALRELERLGYLERRRERLANGRVVTRTYSYNKPAATAAEPPPPLPPSPPPAREPVPEPAPVPEPVLEPEPEPVPAPAPVLPERAPEPEPVLEPEVVAPPPARPVHPEAAGLLAELRRYDPRLLLSERDVRQLAPDVSIWLERGITPEVVARALSANLPEPMRRPASVLAYRLAAMLPPPLPPLPAAPAGRDDRRPDPLQNCSGCDRAFRAPRPGRCRNCPPEEDAAAA encoded by the coding sequence GTGCGGCACGCGAGTCACTACACGGTGGTCAGCAACCACCTCCTCCAGCACCGGGGGCTGTCGGCGACGGCGATCGGGATCGGGGCGCACGTCCAGTCGCTGCCGGAGGGGACGCCGGTCGGGGTCAAGGCGCTGACCGAGCGGTTCCCGGAGGGGGAGATCCGGATCGGGTCCGCGCTGCGGGAGCTGGAGCGGCTCGGCTACCTGGAGCGGCGGCGCGAGCGGCTGGCGAACGGGCGGGTGGTGACCCGCACGTACTCGTACAACAAGCCGGCGGCCACCGCGGCAGAGCCGCCTCCGCCCCTGCCCCCGTCTCCGCCGCCGGCCAGGGAACCCGTACCGGAGCCGGCGCCCGTACCCGAGCCGGTGCTCGAGCCGGAGCCGGAGCCCGTACCGGCGCCGGCGCCCGTACTACCGGAGCGGGCGCCCGAGCCCGAGCCGGTGCTCGAGCCGGAAGTCGTGGCCCCGCCGCCTGCCCGGCCCGTGCACCCCGAGGCGGCCGGACTGCTCGCCGAACTGCGGCGCTACGACCCGCGGCTCCTGCTCTCCGAGCGCGACGTACGCCAGCTCGCGCCGGACGTGTCGATCTGGCTGGAGCGCGGGATCACCCCCGAGGTGGTCGCGAGGGCCCTGTCCGCAAACCTCCCCGAGCCGATGCGGCGCCCCGCGTCCGTACTCGCGTACCGCCTCGCCGCGATGCTCCCACCGCCCCTGCCCCCGCTCCCGGCGGCCCCGGCGGGCCGGGACGACAGACGGCCGGACCCGTTGCAGAACTGCAGTGGCTGCGACCGCGCCTTCCGCGCCCCCCGCCCCGGCCGCTGCCGGAACTGCCCGCCGGAGGAGGACGCGGCGGCGGCGTGA
- a CDS encoding DUF4229 domain-containing protein, producing the protein MRLGIFVGCLVAVAGLVRLGWVPAGLGEANAAWVVLLAIVISAPLSFVLLRKQRDEMSTQISGRVTGAKERLAANRSQEDQADDAARVAS; encoded by the coding sequence ATGCGCCTGGGCATCTTCGTCGGATGCCTCGTCGCCGTCGCCGGCCTCGTCCGGCTCGGCTGGGTGCCCGCGGGGCTCGGGGAGGCCAACGCCGCCTGGGTCGTACTGCTCGCCATCGTGATCTCCGCCCCGCTCTCCTTCGTCCTCCTGCGCAAGCAGCGCGACGAGATGTCCACGCAGATCTCCGGGCGCGTCACGGGTGCGAAGGAGCGGCTCGCCGCGAACCGCAGCCAGGAGGACCAGGCGGACGACGCGGCGCGAGTGGCCTCGTAA
- a CDS encoding dicarboxylate/amino acid:cation symporter, which yields MSVSATPQAPAKASFKFPFWAQIVAGLALGVLFGWIARSYDVSWLATTLEKTGDLFVQLLKLAIAPLVFFAILVSITNLRKVNNAARLASRTLLWFMITSLIAVGIGIAIGLLTDPGSGTGLTAADGKDPKKTGSWIDFLTGIVPTDIVTPFTELKVLQIVFLAVVAGIAALQLGGKAKPVLDLAESALELLQKALWWVIRLAPIGTVGLIGTAIATYGWDLIGKYATFTADIYIGCALVMFGVYPLLLATVAKVSPLQFFKGAWPAIQLAFVSRSSVGTMPVTQKVTERLGVPKEYASFAVPFGATTKMDGCAAIYPALAAIFIAQIFDVQLGIKEYLLIVFVSVIGSAATAGLTGATVMLTLTLSTLGLPLAGVGLLLAIDPILDMMRTATNVAGQALVPVIVAAREGILDKEAYASASASPLDEPAPAAEPVAVAA from the coding sequence GTGTCCGTGTCCGCGACCCCCCAGGCCCCTGCCAAGGCCTCGTTCAAATTCCCCTTCTGGGCCCAGATCGTCGCCGGTCTCGCCCTCGGCGTCCTCTTCGGCTGGATAGCCCGCAGCTACGACGTCAGCTGGCTCGCCACCACGCTGGAGAAGACCGGCGACCTCTTCGTCCAGCTGCTGAAGCTGGCCATCGCCCCGCTCGTCTTCTTCGCGATCCTGGTGTCGATCACCAACCTGCGGAAGGTGAACAACGCGGCGCGCCTCGCTTCCCGCACCCTCCTCTGGTTCATGATCACCTCGCTGATCGCGGTCGGCATCGGCATCGCCATCGGCCTGCTGACCGACCCCGGTTCCGGCACCGGCCTCACCGCCGCCGACGGCAAGGACCCGAAGAAGACCGGTTCCTGGATCGACTTCCTCACCGGGATCGTGCCCACCGACATCGTCACGCCGTTCACCGAGCTGAAGGTCCTTCAGATCGTCTTCCTGGCCGTCGTCGCCGGTATCGCCGCCCTCCAGCTGGGCGGCAAGGCCAAGCCGGTCCTCGACCTCGCCGAGTCCGCCCTGGAACTGCTCCAGAAGGCCCTGTGGTGGGTCATCCGCCTCGCCCCGATCGGCACCGTCGGCCTCATCGGCACCGCGATCGCCACGTACGGCTGGGACCTGATCGGCAAGTACGCGACCTTCACCGCCGACATCTACATCGGCTGCGCCCTCGTGATGTTCGGCGTCTACCCGCTGCTGCTCGCGACGGTCGCCAAGGTCAGCCCGCTCCAGTTCTTCAAGGGCGCCTGGCCCGCCATCCAGCTGGCCTTCGTCTCCCGCTCCTCGGTCGGCACCATGCCGGTCACCCAGAAGGTCACCGAGCGCCTCGGCGTCCCGAAGGAGTACGCCTCCTTCGCCGTCCCGTTCGGCGCCACCACCAAGATGGACGGGTGCGCCGCGATCTACCCGGCCCTCGCCGCCATCTTCATCGCGCAGATCTTCGACGTGCAGCTGGGCATCAAGGAGTACCTGCTCATCGTCTTCGTCTCGGTCATCGGCTCCGCCGCCACGGCCGGTCTGACGGGCGCCACCGTCATGCTGACGCTGACCCTGTCCACGCTGGGCCTGCCGCTCGCGGGCGTCGGCCTGCTGCTGGCCATCGACCCGATCCTGGACATGATGCGCACCGCCACCAACGTGGCCGGTCAGGCCCTGGTCCCGGTCATCGTCGCGGCCCGCGAGGGGATCTTGGACAAGGAGGCCTACGCCTCCGCCTCGGCTTCCCCGCTGGACGAGCCCGCCCCGGCCGCCGAGCCGGTCGCGGTCGCGGCCTGA
- a CDS encoding SMI1/KNR4 family protein, translating into MTKTTAAPFDWRPFLLRWSGEWADSLPDDAGRSEEDEAARRDRWLGFPPASEERIAAMEERLGRRMPPSYREFLEVSDGWRHAGGFVWLLAGTTDVRRHDNESGLADMFEEYLDDDAGPEERRDADIWRRGLQLDVESDITHVLLDPEDVDEDGEWAVYTWASWRAEAPERHANFAEFMRAMYREFHSLHARPVDGEPEFANDTTRELDALMEQARLEALRGEWERAGRHLDEAKQYGRPRAGGLGDQIRRLLGQTYMVYFEDVVTDPRYAPELLPALVAEHAAHSHWDDSTLKYHLRGAGEDVVSSAYAMLEQVRGGTYRYTTAGPFGEAVERARELARWGDTDGAWRTLLDALPGWQPLGPDHLAPLGWVADPLLGTLLTPERGRELLATPRGGQAGGAPDPAAGLDPDGLAWLADLEPDANLASYRFVLVEDVEPQDLPGRLADGDGAALHVPMTSAEVRRRLLGGQREFSSYDDKALMAVGRAGPRWSFAFDGDAAHFHTQRFVSPAAAAAAGTRAVVVWSGLRNRHGAPFFHLSVAQDGAEQYAFTYEDGEIRRTGEIPGALDPDRFFGSRAEATGAERSLLEAVTAEFGVRLPRHALLNGRLHTFTTRSWRRPPRDGEVYTVITLS; encoded by the coding sequence ATGACGAAGACGACTGCGGCACCGTTCGACTGGCGCCCGTTCCTGCTCCGTTGGAGCGGGGAGTGGGCGGATTCCCTGCCCGACGACGCCGGGCGCAGCGAGGAGGACGAAGCCGCCCGGCGGGACCGGTGGCTGGGGTTCCCGCCCGCGTCCGAGGAGCGGATCGCGGCCATGGAGGAGCGCCTCGGCCGACGGATGCCCCCGTCGTACCGGGAGTTCCTCGAAGTCAGCGACGGGTGGCGGCACGCCGGCGGGTTCGTCTGGCTGCTGGCGGGGACCACGGACGTGCGTCGGCACGACAACGAGTCCGGGCTCGCGGACATGTTCGAGGAGTACCTGGACGACGATGCCGGACCCGAAGAGCGGCGGGACGCGGACATCTGGCGGCGCGGGCTCCAGCTCGACGTCGAGTCCGACATCACCCACGTCCTCCTGGATCCCGAGGACGTGGACGAGGACGGCGAGTGGGCCGTGTACACGTGGGCGAGCTGGCGGGCCGAGGCACCCGAGCGGCACGCGAACTTCGCCGAGTTCATGCGGGCCATGTACCGGGAGTTCCACAGCCTGCACGCGCGCCCGGTCGACGGGGAGCCGGAGTTCGCCAACGACACGACGCGCGAGCTGGACGCCCTGATGGAGCAGGCCCGGCTGGAGGCGCTGCGCGGCGAGTGGGAGCGCGCGGGGCGTCACCTGGACGAGGCGAAGCAGTACGGCAGGCCGCGGGCCGGCGGACTGGGCGACCAGATACGCCGCCTGCTGGGACAGACCTACATGGTGTACTTCGAGGACGTGGTGACCGATCCGCGGTACGCGCCCGAGCTGCTGCCGGCGCTGGTCGCCGAGCACGCGGCCCACTCGCACTGGGACGACTCCACGCTGAAGTACCACCTGCGGGGAGCCGGTGAGGACGTGGTGTCGTCGGCCTACGCGATGCTGGAGCAGGTGCGCGGCGGCACGTACCGGTACACGACGGCCGGGCCGTTCGGGGAAGCGGTCGAGCGGGCCCGGGAGCTGGCGCGCTGGGGCGACACCGACGGGGCCTGGCGGACGCTGCTGGACGCCCTCCCGGGCTGGCAGCCGCTGGGGCCCGACCACCTGGCGCCGCTGGGGTGGGTGGCCGACCCCCTGCTGGGAACCCTGCTGACCCCGGAACGGGGCCGCGAGCTGCTGGCGACCCCCAGGGGCGGGCAGGCGGGCGGGGCACCGGACCCGGCGGCCGGCCTCGACCCGGACGGCCTGGCGTGGCTCGCGGACCTGGAACCCGACGCCAACCTCGCGTCCTACCGGTTCGTCCTGGTCGAAGACGTGGAGCCGCAGGACCTTCCCGGACGTCTCGCGGACGGTGACGGGGCAGCGCTCCACGTTCCCATGACGTCCGCTGAAGTGCGCCGGAGACTGCTCGGCGGACAGCGGGAGTTCTCGTCCTACGACGACAAGGCCCTCATGGCGGTTGGCCGGGCCGGCCCCCGGTGGAGCTTCGCCTTCGACGGTGACGCTGCACATTTCCACACGCAGCGGTTCGTCTCCCCGGCTGCGGCCGCCGCCGCGGGCACCCGCGCGGTGGTCGTGTGGAGCGGTCTGCGGAACCGGCACGGGGCACCGTTCTTCCACCTGTCCGTGGCGCAGGACGGAGCCGAGCAGTACGCCTTCACGTACGAGGACGGGGAGATCCGCCGGACCGGCGAGATACCGGGGGCACTGGACCCGGACCGGTTCTTCGGCTCCCGGGCGGAGGCCACCGGGGCGGAACGGTCGCTGCTGGAGGCCGTGACCGCCGAGTTCGGTGTCCGGCTGCCGCGCCACGCGCTCCTGAACGGGCGGCTGCACACGTTCACCACCCGCTCGTGGCGGCGGCCGCCGAGGGACGGGGAGGTCTACACCGTGATCACCCTGAGCTGA
- a CDS encoding DUF4190 domain-containing protein, with amino-acid sequence MSIPPQPPSSPGPYGQPGQSGSYGYPGPPGQPGQPGQPGQPPYGGAPQGWYPPQQQKNNPLAIVAFVMALVCNIPLIPLVLGIVALSQIKSRGEKGKGFAIAAIVINSLGIVLTILIVALGLTGSLGDDDAPLKRDTTGPFTGPAATGSATPGPAATSPAASKPGSSGLTEIRKGDCFNTKDDLAQYGDEDGTQAARSVNIVPCTQPHKGEAYAVFKLDAGTYPGNEKVTKSAEEKCSGTALTSYVGNNPKVSEKLEVYYYYPQAASWLLGDREVTCFVGDPSGPTTGSIRASGS; translated from the coding sequence ATGTCCATACCACCGCAGCCCCCGTCCTCCCCCGGTCCGTACGGACAGCCCGGACAGTCCGGATCTTACGGATATCCGGGACCGCCCGGACAGCCCGGACAGCCGGGACAGCCGGGACAGCCGCCGTACGGGGGAGCGCCGCAGGGCTGGTACCCGCCGCAGCAGCAGAAGAACAACCCGCTGGCCATCGTCGCGTTCGTCATGGCGCTCGTCTGCAACATCCCGCTGATCCCGCTGGTCCTCGGCATCGTCGCCCTGTCCCAGATCAAGTCCCGCGGTGAGAAGGGCAAGGGCTTCGCCATCGCGGCGATCGTCATCAACAGCCTGGGCATCGTGCTCACCATCCTCATCGTGGCACTCGGCCTCACCGGATCGCTGGGCGACGACGACGCCCCGCTGAAGCGCGACACCACCGGCCCGTTCACCGGCCCCGCCGCCACCGGATCGGCCACCCCCGGACCGGCCGCCACCAGCCCGGCCGCCAGCAAGCCGGGCTCCAGCGGCTTGACCGAGATCCGCAAGGGCGACTGCTTCAACACGAAGGACGATCTGGCCCAGTACGGCGACGAGGACGGCACCCAGGCCGCCCGCTCGGTGAACATCGTGCCCTGCACCCAGCCGCACAAGGGCGAGGCGTACGCGGTCTTCAAGCTGGACGCCGGAACGTACCCGGGCAACGAGAAGGTCACCAAGAGCGCCGAGGAGAAGTGCAGCGGCACCGCGCTCACCTCGTACGTGGGCAACAACCCCAAGGTCTCGGAGAAGCTGGAGGTCTACTACTACTACCCGCAGGCCGCCAGCTGGCTCCTCGGCGATCGCGAAGTCACCTGCTTCGTCGGCGACCCCAGCGGCCCGACCACCGGCTCGATTCGCGCCTCCGGCTCCTGA
- the mqnE gene encoding aminofutalosine synthase MqnE: MDAGLKRELEEKVRSGERLTREDGIALYESDDLAWLGGLAHEVRTRKNGDVVHFNVNRHLNMTNVCTASCAYCSFQRKPGEKDAYTMRIEEAVRLAKAMENDNLTELHIVNGLHPNLPWRYYPRSLSELKKALPNVSLKAFTATEIHHFETISGMSASDILDELIEAGLESLTGGGAEIFDWEVRQHIVDHRTHWEDWSRIHRLAHEKGLKTPSTMLYGHIEEPRHRVDHVLRLRELQDETGGFQVFIPLRYQHDFVDMQDGKVRNKLQARTTMATGAEALKTFAVSRLLFDNVPHVKVFWVMHGVQTAQLALQHGADDMDGSVVEYKITHDADNYGTPNKLGRDDLLDLIREAGFRPVERNTRYEIIREYPGPDASLRETPQAMRV; encoded by the coding sequence ATGGACGCTGGGCTCAAGCGTGAGCTGGAGGAGAAGGTCCGCTCCGGCGAGCGGCTGACCCGTGAGGACGGCATCGCCCTCTACGAGTCGGACGACCTGGCCTGGCTCGGTGGCCTCGCCCACGAGGTGCGCACGCGCAAGAACGGTGACGTCGTCCACTTCAACGTCAACCGGCACCTCAACATGACGAACGTGTGCACCGCCTCGTGCGCGTACTGCTCGTTCCAGCGCAAGCCGGGCGAGAAGGACGCGTACACGATGCGCATCGAGGAGGCCGTGCGCCTGGCCAAGGCCATGGAGAACGACAACCTCACCGAGCTGCACATCGTCAACGGCCTGCACCCGAACCTGCCGTGGCGCTACTACCCCCGCTCGCTCTCCGAGCTGAAGAAGGCGCTGCCGAACGTCTCGCTGAAGGCGTTCACGGCGACCGAGATCCACCACTTCGAGACGATCTCGGGGATGTCGGCCTCCGACATCCTCGACGAGCTGATCGAGGCCGGCCTGGAGTCGCTCACCGGCGGCGGCGCGGAGATCTTCGACTGGGAGGTCCGCCAGCACATCGTCGACCACCGCACCCACTGGGAGGACTGGTCGCGCATCCACCGGCTGGCGCACGAGAAGGGCCTCAAGACCCCCTCGACCATGCTGTACGGGCACATCGAGGAGCCGCGCCACCGCGTGGACCACGTGCTGCGGCTGCGCGAGCTCCAGGACGAGACCGGCGGCTTCCAGGTCTTCATCCCGCTGCGGTACCAGCACGACTTCGTGGACATGCAGGACGGCAAGGTGCGCAACAAGCTCCAGGCGCGCACGACGATGGCGACCGGCGCCGAGGCGCTGAAGACCTTCGCCGTCTCGCGCCTGCTCTTCGACAACGTGCCGCACGTCAAGGTCTTCTGGGTGATGCACGGCGTGCAGACCGCCCAGCTCGCGCTGCAGCACGGCGCGGACGACATGGACGGCTCGGTCGTCGAGTACAAGATCACGCACGACGCGGACAACTACGGCACCCCCAACAAGCTGGGCCGTGACGATCTCCTGGACCTGATCCGGGAAGCGGGCTTCCGCCCGGTCGAGCGCAACACGCGCTACGAGATCATCCGCGAGTACCCCGGTCCGGACGCGAGCCTGCGCGAGACCCCGCAGGCGATGCGCGTCTGA
- a CDS encoding ABC transporter ATP-binding protein — MTKRFRRHSVLDGVSLSLEAGEIVGLLGLNGAGKTTLMRVITGLVRPSSGDVRLFGEPLPMRPAQLARIGAALDAPSFPRWLTGRAVLRMLLESTGRPDGGRTAAVLERVGLAHASDKRVGTYSQGMRQRLALAAALLKKPDLLILDEPTNGLDPEGLRMVRRIIAEESARGATVLVSSHQLDEIQRTCHRVIMMADGRVAAAGTLEQLGYDPAGGPDAFEDWFFALVGHRGGGAR, encoded by the coding sequence GTGACCAAGAGGTTCCGACGGCACTCCGTGCTGGACGGGGTCAGCCTGAGCCTGGAAGCCGGCGAGATCGTCGGCCTCCTGGGCCTCAACGGCGCCGGCAAGACCACGCTCATGCGCGTGATCACCGGGCTCGTGCGGCCGAGCTCCGGTGACGTTCGCCTGTTCGGGGAGCCGCTGCCGATGCGGCCCGCGCAGCTCGCTCGGATCGGCGCCGCGCTCGACGCGCCGTCCTTCCCCCGCTGGCTCACCGGTCGTGCGGTCCTGCGCATGCTGCTCGAAAGCACGGGACGCCCCGACGGCGGCCGCACCGCAGCGGTGCTCGAGCGCGTGGGTCTCGCCCACGCGTCCGACAAGCGGGTCGGGACCTACTCCCAGGGAATGAGGCAGCGGCTCGCACTCGCCGCCGCCCTGCTGAAGAAGCCGGACCTGCTCATCCTCGACGAACCCACGAACGGCCTCGACCCGGAGGGCCTGCGGATGGTCCGCCGCATCATCGCCGAGGAATCGGCCCGCGGCGCCACCGTCCTGGTCTCCAGCCACCAACTCGACGAGATCCAGCGCACCTGCCACCGCGTGATCATGATGGCGGACGGCCGCGTGGCCGCCGCCGGAACGCTGGAACAGCTCGGCTACGACCCCGCCGGCGGACCCGACGCCTTCGAGGACTGGTTCTTCGCACTGGTCGGTCACCGCGGCGGAGGGGCCCGATGA
- a CDS encoding AraC family transcriptional regulator, whose product MDALASLLYEVRSDGALFSRNVLAPPWSIRIADPTPIALAAMLHGTGWIVPGSGEEPVALGEGDVAIVTGSRPFTLADTADGDVRTPPLWVVHGPDRCTTADGAEISEEVLLGLRTCGNSTDGPTVLLTGSYQVGGRVSERLLSALPRALVVRHDGGPGPILDLTALEIGRDDPGQQAVLDRLLDLLLLSTLREWFARPEADPPGWYRALGDPVAGRALQLIHDRPERPWTVAALAEEAGVSRATFARRFGELVGRPPMAYLTDWRLALAADLLVRTEDTVESIARQVGYRSAFGLSVAFHRVHGTRPGQHRAAVAARRAGQERGIAGAGSPRAVGGGG is encoded by the coding sequence ATGGATGCGCTGGCGAGCCTGCTGTACGAAGTGCGGTCCGACGGGGCCCTGTTCAGCCGGAACGTCCTGGCCCCGCCGTGGTCGATCCGCATCGCCGACCCGACGCCGATCGCCCTGGCCGCCATGCTGCACGGCACGGGCTGGATCGTCCCGGGCAGCGGCGAGGAGCCCGTCGCGCTCGGCGAGGGCGACGTGGCCATCGTGACGGGATCGCGGCCGTTCACCCTCGCGGACACCGCCGACGGGGACGTGCGGACGCCGCCGCTGTGGGTGGTGCACGGGCCCGACCGGTGCACGACCGCCGACGGCGCGGAGATCAGCGAAGAGGTCCTGCTGGGCCTGCGCACCTGCGGGAACAGCACGGACGGCCCGACCGTGCTGCTCACCGGCAGCTACCAGGTGGGCGGCCGGGTCTCCGAGCGGCTGCTGAGCGCGCTCCCCCGGGCGCTCGTCGTGCGCCACGACGGCGGGCCCGGACCCATCCTGGACCTCACCGCCCTGGAGATCGGTCGGGACGACCCCGGCCAACAGGCCGTCCTGGACCGGCTCCTGGACCTCCTGCTGCTGTCCACCCTGCGGGAGTGGTTCGCCCGCCCGGAGGCCGATCCGCCCGGGTGGTACCGGGCACTCGGCGACCCCGTCGCGGGCCGGGCGCTCCAGCTGATCCACGACCGGCCCGAACGGCCGTGGACCGTGGCGGCCCTCGCCGAGGAGGCCGGGGTCTCTCGGGCGACGTTCGCGCGCCGCTTCGGCGAGCTGGTCGGCAGGCCGCCGATGGCCTACCTGACCGACTGGCGGCTGGCGTTGGCGGCCGACCTGCTGGTGCGCACCGAGGACACGGTGGAGTCGATCGCCCGCCAGGTCGGCTACCGCAGCGCGTTCGGGCTGAGCGTGGCCTTCCACCGCGTCCACGGAACCCGCCCCGGCCAGCACCGCGCGGCGGTCGCCGCCCGACGGGCCGGCCAGGAGCGCGGGATCGCGGGGGCGGGCAGCCCGCGGGCTGTCGGCGGCGGAGGGTAG
- a CDS encoding NAD(P)H-binding protein, producing MTTTKKNTTTANPTTKPILVLGSTGKTGSRVAAQLRQRGHAVRGASRKGPVAFDWTDENTWERTLEGVGAAYLVDSQLPDAAESMRAFGKLAVASGVERLVLLSARDWVVPEGEEKLPCERAVRESGAQWTVLKPSWFFQNFSEDPFIRGQVQGGELVMSTGDGVEPFIDAEDIAEVAVAALTEEGHGGQAYELSGPRLLSLDSVADEIARATGRPITYRPLPADEFAAHAVAQHVPEEFVGLLNLLYGWIAEGRFATLADGVQRVLGREPRDFEDYVRTVAASGVWGGGGGVERP from the coding sequence ATGACGACGACGAAGAAGAACACGACGACGGCCAACCCGACGACCAAGCCGATCCTGGTCCTGGGCAGCACCGGCAAGACGGGCAGCCGGGTGGCCGCGCAGTTGCGCCAGCGCGGACACGCGGTCCGGGGGGCCTCCCGCAAGGGGCCGGTCGCCTTCGACTGGACCGACGAGAACACCTGGGAGCGGACGCTGGAGGGGGTCGGCGCGGCCTACCTGGTCGACTCGCAGCTCCCCGACGCCGCCGAGTCGATGCGCGCCTTCGGCAAGCTGGCCGTGGCCTCCGGTGTCGAGCGGCTGGTGCTGCTGTCCGCCCGCGACTGGGTGGTGCCGGAAGGCGAGGAGAAGCTCCCCTGTGAGCGCGCGGTCCGCGAGTCCGGCGCGCAGTGGACCGTCCTCAAGCCGTCCTGGTTCTTCCAGAACTTCAGCGAGGACCCGTTCATCCGGGGGCAGGTCCAGGGCGGCGAGCTCGTGATGTCGACCGGGGACGGCGTCGAGCCGTTCATCGACGCCGAGGACATCGCCGAGGTCGCGGTGGCCGCCCTCACCGAAGAGGGGCACGGCGGGCAGGCCTACGAGCTGTCCGGCCCGCGGCTGCTGAGCCTGGACTCCGTGGCCGACGAGATCGCCCGGGCCACCGGCCGGCCCATCACCTACCGTCCGCTCCCGGCGGACGAGTTCGCCGCCCACGCCGTGGCGCAGCACGTGCCGGAGGAGTTCGTGGGGCTGCTGAACCTGCTCTACGGCTGGATCGCCGAGGGCCGCTTCGCCACCCTCGCGGACGGCGTGCAGCGGGTGCTCGGCCGGGAACCCCGTGACTTCGAGGACTACGTGCGGACCGTTGCCGCATCCGGGGTGTGGGGCGGTGGCGGTGGCGTGGAGCGTCCGTGA